GCGACCTTGTGGCGCGCATGCGCGAACGTCGGGTCGCTTTCGAGCGGACGATAGTTCAGCCGTTGCGACAGGTCGACCGCCGCACCGCACACCGCTTCGACGAGCCGCTCCTTCTCGCCGGCCTCGCCGATCTCCGAGCGCGGCACCGTCGCGGTGATCGCCGCGACGATCGAGCCCGAATGATCGCGCACGGGCGCCGTCACCGCGGAAATGCCGCTCTCGAACGCCGCCTCGCTGACCGCATAGCCGAGCCGCGCGTAATGACGCACGCGTTCGTACAGCTCGTCGACGGTACCGGGCGTACGCTCGGTGAACTGTTCGAGTTTCTTCTCCGGATAGAGCTGTCGCAGCGCATCGCGCGTCAGGTCGCCCATCAGCACGTGGCCGTGCACGGTCGCATGCGCGGGCAGGCGCGTGCCGACGTGCACCTTCACCGAACCGAACATCGACGCATTGCTTTGCGCCTTCGCAACGAACACCACGTCACGCTGGTCGCGGATCAGCAGGTGCGTCGACAGGCCGGTCGAATCGCGCAGCCGTTCGAGCACGGGCGTGCCGAGATCGGTCAGTTCGAGCGAATTCAGGTATTCGAAGCCGAGCCGCAACACGCCGACGCCGAGCCGGAAATAGCGGTCGCCGTTCACGCGTTCGAGAAAGCCGAGCGCCTCGAGCGTCTGCAGCAGGCGGAACGTGGTCGTGCGCGGAATGCCGATGCGCTTGGACAGCTCGGGTGCGCCGAGCACGGGCTCGCGCGCGGAGAATTCGGCGAGGATCCGCAGCCCGCGTTCGAGCCCCGGCACCAGATAGGACGAAGCGCCGCCGCCCGACGACTCGTCGTCGCCAGGCACCGCCGGCTCAGGTGCATCGCTCATCGTTGTCTTGACCATGTGGACATGGGCGGAAGGAAATCAGTCACGAAACAGGTCATGGATCGCCATGGAGATTCAGTCATGCTACCTCAGTGCGCGCGGGGGCTCGCACCGCTGCGCGGCG
This is a stretch of genomic DNA from Burkholderia cenocepacia. It encodes these proteins:
- a CDS encoding IclR family transcriptional regulator — its product is MVKTTMSDAPEPAVPGDDESSGGGASSYLVPGLERGLRILAEFSAREPVLGAPELSKRIGIPRTTTFRLLQTLEALGFLERVNGDRYFRLGVGVLRLGFEYLNSLELTDLGTPVLERLRDSTGLSTHLLIRDQRDVVFVAKAQSNASMFGSVKVHVGTRLPAHATVHGHVLMGDLTRDALRQLYPEKKLEQFTERTPGTVDELYERVRHYARLGYAVSEAAFESGISAVTAPVRDHSGSIVAAITATVPRSEIGEAGEKERLVEAVCGAAVDLSQRLNYRPLESDPTFAHARHKVAMF